The region GGGATACATAGCCTACCTGATAGATGACAAGGATTCCACTGAAATAATGCTTGAATTGGGACGACATCCTGATGTACATGCTGTGGAGTTGTACTTGGTAAATGAAACTTTACACATTGAGAGTGGAAGGGATGATCCAGTACTTGTCCAGAGTGGTCCAGACTATGAGGGGAGAGAGGAGTCTCCCCACATCAATGTTGGAAGTGAGAAGGATGGGACTGGGGATCCTGTTCAGGAACTAAATGAAGCAGAAGGCAATGCCTGGGTGTCAGAAGCTAATGCCAACAACAATATTGCAGAAGTTGAACGGGAACCTATTGATGAGTTCACAAATGTGAGCTGGGTGAACGATGCGGTTGCCAGTAACCATGTACCAGGAGTTCTAGTTGTTCCAGAGAATGTAAAAGATGTGCTACATGTTGGCCAAATATTTCAAACAAAACAACAATTACAGCATGCTGTGAAAGAATATGCTATCAGGACACATCAGCAGTACAATGTCCTAGAGTCAACCCCATCGTTGCTGGCTCTGAAGTGTAAAAATAAAGGTTGTCTGTGGAGGCTTCGTGCATCTTT is a window of Macadamia integrifolia cultivar HAES 741 unplaced genomic scaffold, SCU_Mint_v3 scaffold1665, whole genome shotgun sequence DNA encoding:
- the LOC122064483 gene encoding uncharacterized protein LOC122064483; amino-acid sequence: MEDRMVTLMCRWNGKITTASLGLDYEGGKLKGIRVNHSISHSELLDKMYEITGYNRKQFDIKITCRYPVSRGYIAYLIDDKDSTEIMLELGRHPDVHAVELYLVNETLHIESGRDDPVLVQSGPDYEGREESPHINVGSEKDGTGDPVQELNEAEGNAWVSEANANNNIAEVEREPIDEFTNVSWVNDAVASNHVPGVLVVPENVKDVLHVGQIFQTKQQLQHAVKEYAIRTHQQYNVLESTPSLLALKCKNKGCLWRLRASLKKNSSSSCFAITRYAGPHTCVKPSIIQDHAQLDAEFICSKILGLVKAQLSITPAEIQAHMANTYDYNISYMK